AGGCCAGTTCCCAACATGCTGATGAGCGCCGGTGAGACTGTTGAAAAGGGTGGTCTTACCAGAATTCGGGTTTCCCACCAGGGCAATGGTTATCTCCTCTGTCATTTCTTCTCCGCTACCATAACCTTTTGGGCTATTCCGTGCCCTAAGGCAAGCCTCGTCCCCTTGACTTCCAGGACAAGGGGACCAGGCCCACTAGTGATCACCTTGACCTCTGTTCCAGGGAGTAACCCCATGTCGGCCAGCCTTCTACTAAGCCCCCGTCCGGTTCTGACGTTGACTACCTGGACCACTTCGCCGGGGCTGACCAGTGCCAGCGGCATAAGCGGGGCAGCCTCCACCAGTATGCTGGCTGCCTCTTCCCTGCGGATTGCCAGATGGTATCCCTTGATCTTGATCTCGACCGGGTCACCAAGAGGGGCTACTCTTTCCACCTCCACCTCGCTTCCTGGCACCAGCCCCATGTCACGGAATCGCCTGGTAATGCTTCCATTACCGCCGACCTTCACGACCCTGCCTTTCTCGCCCGGTTCTAGTTCCTCCAACGATCTGATGGTCATGTGTCACTTCTCCATCTTGACAATAGTTGCGTCAAGGCAAATTGTTAGACTCATCTAAGTTTAGTCTTCAAAAAAACTACCGCTCTCCTTCCGATGCCCTTAAGGAACAGACTGTCGGAAGCTGTCCATGCTGCACAAAGTGGCTGTAGTCTTTCAGCCAGGGGAGCTCATCTTCAGGGCAAGCTGCGATGAATTCCAAGAACTTGGCCAGTCTCTCGAGTGTAGCCGAGCTGATGGAGTGCTCCATGCGGCAGGCATCCACTCGGGCGGTCTCAGCGTCAATGTTCAGCACATCCGTCAGGAAATGACGCAGCACCTCGTGGCGGTGAAAAACCTCCACCGCTGCCTTATCCCCCTTGACGGTGAGTCTGGCACCGCCGTATCTCTCGTGCTCTACCAATCCTTCTTCCGAAAGCTTCTTCAACGCGGCAGTGACACTGGGCATCTTTACCCCCAGTGCCTGGCTAATCTGCTTCACCCTGGCCACTCCCCCCTCACTGCTCAGCATAGCCACTGCCTCTAGATAGTCTTCCATGCTGGCAGTATGTTCTCTCTCCACACAGCCTCCTTTTGTTAGTTCCGTCTAACATTTTATCACGTAACTGGCCCGTAATCAAATACCCTGAATTAGCCGATTTGAGGGGGAGGATGGCAAGCCAAGGCCTCTACCACCCTCCTGAGAACCTGCTGCCATCTACTGCCAAGGAGCGCCATGTCCAGGCGGAGTTGAGATACTCCCACCCTGAGACCTCGCTCCGGTGGCATTAGCCGCTCCCTGTCAACTTTGAGTCCCTCCTTCAACCTGATCACCACTTGCTTCCCCTCCATGGAGATAGATTGTATCCCGACCCGAGCGGCCAAAACCCGCAGATCTACCACGTAGAGCAGGTTTTCAGCCTCTACCGGCAAGCTTCCGAACCTGTCCCTCAGTTCTCCCTTTAGCTGACTTACCTCCTCGATCGCCTTTGCCTTGGCCAGGCGTTGATATAGGGTTAGCCTGACGGTGGGGTCAGCTACATAGTCTTCAGGAAGGTAGGCCGACAGAGGCAAATCTATCGTCGGCATAGGTTCAAGAGTAGCATCGGTGGCTGCTGCGGGGGTTAGCGGCTGCCCTGCCTTTAGTTCCTTCACCGCCTCAGATAGTAACTGGCAATAGAGGTCAAAGCCCACAGCAGCAATGTAACCGCTCTGCTCTGGGCCAAGCAGGTTACCCGCTCCACGGATCTCCAGGTCCTTCAGGGCGATACGAAACCCCGCCCCCAGCTCAGTAGCCTCAAAGATGGTCTGGAGTCTCTTGGCCGCCGCCGGAGTCAATCGCTTTCCCTTACCATACAAGAAATAAGCGTAGGCTCGATTGTTGCCCCGCCCCACCCTGCCCCGCAACTGGTACAACTGCGCCAGCCCCAGCCTATCAGCGTCGTTGATTATCAGGGTATTCACATTCGGTATATCCAGCCCTGACTCAATAATGGTCGTGCAGACCAGGACATCCACCCCGCCCTGAGTGAAATCGAGCATCACCTTCTCCAGCTTGTCCTCCGACATCTGGCCGTGGGCAATGGCTATCACCGCCTCGGGGACAAGCTCCTCCAGCCTGCGGGCCACACGGACAATGCTATTGACCCGGTTGTGGACAAAGAAGACCTGGCCGTCCCGCTCCAGCTCACGAACAATCGCCTCCCGGATCAGAGGCTCATTATAGCCAGCCACATAGGTCTTGATCGGCAGCCTTTCCTCGGGTGGGGTTTCCATAGTGCTCATATCCCGCACCCCTACCAGGGACATGTGCAGGGTGCGCGGGATCGGGGTGGCGCTCAAGGTAAGGACATCCACCTCGGTGCGCATCTGCTTCAGGCGTTCCTTGTGGCTGACACCGAACCTCTGCTCCTCATCTATTATCACCAGCCCCAAGTCCTTGAAGGCTACATCTTTCTGTAACAAGCGATGCGTGCCAATACAAATGTCCACGCTGCCCTCTTTCAGGCCCTCAAGGACAGATTGCTGTTCTTTCTCGGAGCGGAACCGGCTCAACATCTCTACCTTCACCGGGAAAGCCGCCAGCCTTTCACTGAAGGTGGCGAAATGCTGCTGCGCCAGCACCGTGGTCGGCACCAGCATGGCTACCTGCTTCCCATCCATCACCGCCTTGAAGGCCGCCCGGAGGGCGACCTCCGTCTTGCCGTACCCCACATCGCCGCACACCAGGCGATCCATGGGCTTAGGCTTTCCCATCTCCTCTTTGACCTGCCTCACCACCTCGTTCTGGTCCGGAGTCTCCACATAGGGGAAGGAAGCCTCCAGTTCCTGCTGCCAGACAGTGTCCGCAGAAAAAGCGAACCCAGGATTGACTTCTCGTGCCGCGTAGAGGCGCAGCAACTCCCCGGCCATTTCCCGGGCCGATTCCTTGACCCTCCGCTTAACCCGCTCCCATTCCTGAGTCCCCAGACGGGTCAGCGCTGGCGACTCTGCCGCTGAACCGATATAACGACTGACGCGGTCTGCCTGGTCAATTGGCACATAAAGCTTATCTCCCGCAGCATACTCCAGGACCAGATACTCCCTCTGTGCTCCGTCAAGCGAGAGCTTGGTCATGCCTCTAAACCGGGCGATGCCATGCTCCACATGCACCGCATAGTCACCGGGCGATAGGTCGGGAAGGAAGCCCTTGTGGTGCACCGGCCGTGGTCTTCTGAGCCGCGGTTGCTTCACAAAACCGAAGACCTCGGCATCAGTAAACAACACCAACTGCTTCCCCATGCTCCAGCCCTCAGGTAGAGAGCCTTGCACCAGGGTCAGCGAGCCAGCAGTCGGTGGTTCTTCTAGACGAGGAAGGGGGGAAACAAATATGCCCCGCTCCTCAAGAAGCTCAGCCAGTCTGGCCGTCTGATGAGATACAATAACCACTCGGCGTCCCCATCCCACCAGCCTCTGGCTTTCCGCCAGAAAGGGTTCCAGGCGGCCTCCGTAGCTCGGGGCAGGGCCGAAGGCCAGGCTGTGGGGCGTATCCTCTTCGGTAGCCCATCTGGTTAGTAATAAACGTCCCCCCACCCTCTCTAACCTTGCTTGCAGTTCAGGGTAGGCAAGATAGGGTACTGGGGGATCCCCAGCCGGATTGCCTTCCTCCATCTGCGACTGGCGCAACTGGCTGGCACGGGCGTCGAGGTCGCCTATGCCAGCAGCGATCTCTTCGGGTTCCACCAGAACAACCAGGCAGCCCGAGGGCAAATAGTCCACCACGGTGTGCGTTCCAGGCAGGGAGAGTCCTGGTGCGGGAATCACCTCAACCTCCGATATTGGGGCCAGCGAGCGTTGCGTCTGGGGATCGAAAAGACGGATGCTTTCCACCTTGTTGCCAAACATCTCAATCCTCGCCGGTGAATTGCTGTTGACAGGGTAAACATCAAGGATGCCGCCTCGTTGAGCCATAGTTCCTGGCACCTCTACCAGGCTGGCCCTTTCGTACCCCAGGCTGACCCACCGCCGCAGCAATTCGGCAGGATCAACCTCCATGCCTTGCTTTACCACGTGAGAGGCGGCCATGAACTCACCCGGTGAGATGGTCTTTCTGGCCACCGCACCCACAGACCCAATGATCAAAGGTGACTGAGCGCCTGAACTGGACTGGTTGCCAACCTTAAGAAGAGTGGCCAGAGCTTGCAACCTCTGCTGCTCGATAAAGGGATCGGGGATGAGGTCCTCGTAGGGCAGGGTGTCAGGCTCAGGAAAGAGGACTACTGTAGATCCGTCATCACCCCAGACAAGAAGCTGCCCATAAAACCTATGGGCCTCTTCCGAGCTTGGCACCACCACCAGCATAGGCACCGCCAGACGCTGATGCAGCGCTGCCACCAGAAAGGGCTGTGCCGCACCATGAACCACCGCCGCGTGCTTGCCTTCCGCTTCCACCAGCCCGTGAACCAGGCGGCGGTAAGAGGGCATCTTTTCGACAAGACAGACAAGGGGCGATAGATTCACTATTTACTGTGCTCCAAACACCCCAAGGGCTAGCTCCAAAGAGACTAGCCCTCCCTAAAGGCCGTATTTGTTTCTATAGTCAATTGTATCCCGATGCTGGCGGTGAGACAAACAGGCCAATGCCGGACAGGCTGGAGCCTCTGCTCCAGCAATTGTTTTTCTGTGAAAGTCGTTTTTCCGGTTGCAATGGCTCGATGTGACCCAAAAAGCAGTAGGGTGGGTGAAGTCCTTCTAGACAGGGACGAAACCCACCATAAAACCCTCACCCCTCCCCACCCCACTCACCCTGCCCCAGGCAAAAGCCCCTTCTCCAGGAAGCTCAGGTAGCCATCCCTGGCTACAATGACATGGTCCAGAACGCGTATGTCCACGGTTCCCGCTGCCTGGATCACAGTGCGGGTAACATCCTTGTCTTCCTCTGATGGCTCTGTATGACCGCTAGGGTGGTTATGCACCAGCAGTAGTGCCGCTGCATGGTGCGACAACGCCGCTTCCACGATGCGCCGCGGGTATATTATGGCACGGTCAACCGTCCCTTCGTGCAACATTTCATAGTCAATCACTTCGTTCTTGGTGTTCATGTAAATGGCCATGAACGCCTCATGGGGATAGCCCGCCAGCTTCAGTCGGGCGAAATCGACCACAGATTGAGGAGACCTTAACAGGTCCCGGTGTTTCATCCTCTCGGCCAGTTGCGCCACCCCAATCTCCTTCACCAGCTTTATTAGTGTGGCTGATGTCGGGCTAAGACCAGCAGCACCCTGGAGTTCCTCGAAGCTGGCATCAAGGACACCAGCCAGACTACCGAAGCGGGTAATAAGCTGCTTGGCCAGCGGCTTCACATCTCTTCGGGGCACAGCATAACCCAGAAGGAGTTCCAGCATCTCATAGTCTCGCAACCCCTCTCCCCCCGCCTTGCGAAAGCGATCCCGCAAACGCTTTCTATGCCCCAGATAATGAGGCTTGTCGACATTCTTGCGTTTTGGGTTTTTGTTAGCCGACTCGCCTGGAGTATTCATGATTTTTATGGTCTATGCGCCATGTCTTGCCACAATTCTAAGAGCCACGGCCAAGATTGTCTAGCATGACGCAGTAAGCAGGTGAAGTCAGGTATCTCTCATTGGGGCAATATGCCCTCCTGGGCAGGCACCACAACAGCGTCATTCTGCTGGGCAACAGAGCTTGTCGTGCGAACTCATCCAACTGTGCTACTTTTATGAAAACAGCAGGGAGAGGCCTGAAGAACCTCCCCCAACTATG
This DNA window, taken from Chloroflexota bacterium, encodes the following:
- a CDS encoding ferrous iron transport protein A, giving the protein MTIRSLEELEPGEKGRVVKVGGNGSITRRFRDMGLVPGSEVEVERVAPLGDPVEIKIKGYHLAIRREEAASILVEAAPLMPLALVSPGEVVQVVNVRTGRGLSRRLADMGLLPGTEVKVITSGPGPLVLEVKGTRLALGHGIAQKVMVAEKK
- a CDS encoding metal-dependent transcriptional regulator, with product MEREHTASMEDYLEAVAMLSSEGGVARVKQISQALGVKMPSVTAALKKLSEEGLVEHERYGGARLTVKGDKAAVEVFHRHEVLRHFLTDVLNIDAETARVDACRMEHSISSATLERLAKFLEFIAACPEDELPWLKDYSHFVQHGQLPTVCSLRASEGER
- the mfd gene encoding transcription-repair coupling factor, whose product is MNLSPLVCLVEKMPSYRRLVHGLVEAEGKHAAVVHGAAQPFLVAALHQRLAVPMLVVVPSSEEAHRFYGQLLVWGDDGSTVVLFPEPDTLPYEDLIPDPFIEQQRLQALATLLKVGNQSSSGAQSPLIIGSVGAVARKTISPGEFMAASHVVKQGMEVDPAELLRRWVSLGYERASLVEVPGTMAQRGGILDVYPVNSNSPARIEMFGNKVESIRLFDPQTQRSLAPISEVEVIPAPGLSLPGTHTVVDYLPSGCLVVLVEPEEIAAGIGDLDARASQLRQSQMEEGNPAGDPPVPYLAYPELQARLERVGGRLLLTRWATEEDTPHSLAFGPAPSYGGRLEPFLAESQRLVGWGRRVVIVSHQTARLAELLEERGIFVSPLPRLEEPPTAGSLTLVQGSLPEGWSMGKQLVLFTDAEVFGFVKQPRLRRPRPVHHKGFLPDLSPGDYAVHVEHGIARFRGMTKLSLDGAQREYLVLEYAAGDKLYVPIDQADRVSRYIGSAAESPALTRLGTQEWERVKRRVKESAREMAGELLRLYAAREVNPGFAFSADTVWQQELEASFPYVETPDQNEVVRQVKEEMGKPKPMDRLVCGDVGYGKTEVALRAAFKAVMDGKQVAMLVPTTVLAQQHFATFSERLAAFPVKVEMLSRFRSEKEQQSVLEGLKEGSVDICIGTHRLLQKDVAFKDLGLVIIDEEQRFGVSHKERLKQMRTEVDVLTLSATPIPRTLHMSLVGVRDMSTMETPPEERLPIKTYVAGYNEPLIREAIVRELERDGQVFFVHNRVNSIVRVARRLEELVPEAVIAIAHGQMSEDKLEKVMLDFTQGGVDVLVCTTIIESGLDIPNVNTLIINDADRLGLAQLYQLRGRVGRGNNRAYAYFLYGKGKRLTPAAAKRLQTIFEATELGAGFRIALKDLEIRGAGNLLGPEQSGYIAAVGFDLYCQLLSEAVKELKAGQPLTPAAATDATLEPMPTIDLPLSAYLPEDYVADPTVRLTLYQRLAKAKAIEEVSQLKGELRDRFGSLPVEAENLLYVVDLRVLAARVGIQSISMEGKQVVIRLKEGLKVDRERLMPPERGLRVGVSQLRLDMALLGSRWQQVLRRVVEALACHPPPQIG
- the radC gene encoding DNA repair protein RadC; amino-acid sequence: MNTPGESANKNPKRKNVDKPHYLGHRKRLRDRFRKAGGEGLRDYEMLELLLGYAVPRRDVKPLAKQLITRFGSLAGVLDASFEELQGAAGLSPTSATLIKLVKEIGVAQLAERMKHRDLLRSPQSVVDFARLKLAGYPHEAFMAIYMNTKNEVIDYEMLHEGTVDRAIIYPRRIVEAALSHHAAALLLVHNHPSGHTEPSEEDKDVTRTVIQAAGTVDIRVLDHVIVARDGYLSFLEKGLLPGAG